From Nitrosopumilus zosterae, the proteins below share one genomic window:
- a CDS encoding helix-turn-helix domain-containing protein: protein MGRINADKTHSSLGIENTINKLNLMIIDYYFTVEETKIFLFLNKNGVETASNISKILNIPRTETYRLLSALQRKGVVFSTFSKPTKFNAVRTEEVLEILSNKIRNKIAQIESETRRNHLTINSRWE, encoded by the coding sequence ATGGGTAGGATTAATGCCGATAAAACACATTCTTCTTTAGGAATTGAAAATACCATCAACAAACTAAATCTAATGATCATAGATTATTATTTTACAGTTGAAGAAACAAAAATTTTTTTGTTTTTAAATAAAAATGGCGTTGAAACAGCTTCAAATATATCAAAAATCCTGAATATTCCAAGAACAGAAACATACAGATTATTATCTGCATTGCAACGAAAAGGAGTTGTTTTCTCCACTTTTAGTAAACCGACCAAATTTAACGCTGTTAGAACAGAAGAGGTATTGGAAATTCTATCTAATAAAATAAGAAATAAAATTGCCCAGATAGAATCCGAAACAAGAAGAAACCATTTAACAATTAATAGTAGATGGGAATAA
- a CDS encoding A24 family peptidase C-terminal domain-containing protein, whose product MDLLPDYHIVGMGLALIMLVVASIIDVLKREIHDYYWIVFGIAGFLLIFFSPDLMSDLFTLGFALIIAPIVILMWRIGLFGGADAFALITLAIIAPMATLSENPITPFTTLSNAVLLFVIPFIVNVLRNTIAQLKGENIFEGFDETTGKKIVAILIGYRAKNPKFGFSIEKTKKGRKRLDLKLHHAENHEFCTKPDTWVTPGVPYLPLITGGFLIQLFFGDMLLGTFLGM is encoded by the coding sequence ATGGACTTACTCCCTGACTATCATATTGTAGGAATGGGTCTAGCTTTGATAATGTTGGTTGTTGCATCCATTATCGATGTTTTGAAACGAGAAATACATGATTATTATTGGATCGTATTTGGCATTGCAGGGTTTTTACTCATATTTTTCAGCCCTGATTTAATGTCTGATTTATTTACCTTAGGGTTTGCATTAATTATTGCGCCAATAGTAATTTTGATGTGGAGAATAGGTCTCTTTGGCGGTGCTGATGCTTTTGCACTTATAACATTAGCAATAATTGCACCAATGGCAACATTAAGTGAAAACCCAATCACTCCATTTACAACATTATCCAATGCAGTCCTATTGTTTGTTATTCCGTTTATCGTTAATGTTTTGAGAAATACCATAGCACAATTAAAGGGAGAAAATATTTTTGAAGGGTTTGATGAAACAACTGGGAAAAAAATTGTTGCCATATTAATTGGGTATAGGGCAAAAAATCCAAAATTTGGATTTTCAATAGAAAAAACCAAAAAAGGCAGAAAAAGATTAGATTTGAAATTACATCATGCAGAAAACCACGAGTTTTGTACTAAACCTGACACATGGGTTACTCCAGGAGTCCCTTATCTTCCATTAATCACGGGAGGGTTTCTAATTCAATTGTTTTTTGGGGACATGCTTCTAGGCACATTTCTGGGAATGTGA
- a CDS encoding TrmB family transcriptional regulator codes for MAKDTQESVFDSIPDSKMYEYKLSVEKVQTELLQYGLTTNQSKVFIYLGKYGSKTAPEVCKSLKLPRTETYHLLSALQNKGIVSATFQHPIQFTALPLNKAIWILVNAEKERVKSLERMEQGLSKLWDNIPVFNSMDSDVEEKFQMLQGSNQIHSKITEMTDSHNDEFLILGSEKDYLKLYHGDFLESFVKSKQKFRLLSGCSDKTTYIFDDLERKNIKKLHNDIKNHLCFIVKDDSEMLFFTKNAMSPEEPFAMWTNSNSMVYAMKLLFESLWSNSKNIHL; via the coding sequence ATGGCAAAAGATACTCAAGAATCAGTGTTTGATTCAATTCCGGATTCAAAAATGTATGAATACAAATTATCTGTAGAAAAAGTTCAAACGGAATTACTTCAATATGGGTTGACTACTAATCAAAGTAAAGTTTTCATCTATCTTGGAAAATATGGTTCCAAAACTGCACCCGAAGTGTGTAAATCTCTAAAATTACCAAGAACAGAAACGTATCATTTACTTTCTGCATTACAAAATAAAGGGATTGTTTCTGCAACTTTTCAACATCCAATACAATTTACTGCATTACCATTAAACAAAGCAATATGGATATTGGTTAATGCAGAAAAAGAACGAGTAAAATCTCTTGAAAGAATGGAACAAGGATTATCGAAATTATGGGACAATATCCCTGTGTTTAATTCAATGGATTCGGATGTAGAAGAAAAATTCCAGATGTTGCAAGGGTCTAATCAAATACATTCAAAAATTACTGAAATGACAGATAGTCATAATGATGAATTTTTGATTTTAGGATCTGAAAAAGATTATCTTAAATTATATCACGGAGATTTTCTTGAATCATTTGTCAAATCAAAACAAAAATTTAGATTGTTAAGTGGATGTTCTGATAAAACTACATACATATTTGATGATTTAGAGAGAAAGAATATCAAAAAACTCCATAATGACATAAAAAATCACCTGTGTTTTATCGTAAAAGACGACTCTGAAATGCTGTTTTTTACTAAAAATGCAATGTCTCCAGAAGAACCGTTTGCTATGTGGACAAACTCTAATTCAATGGTATATGCAATGAAATTATTATTTGAATCATTGTGGTCAAATTCTAAAAATATTCATTTGTAA
- a CDS encoding RAD55 family ATPase, with translation MDATYSKVKTGIPGLDSVISGGMKSGRSVTVSGPAGSGKTTFGLQFLHSGAKDFEEPGVYVTMAQNIREIKDDCKSYGWDFDNLISNDKILMVDARPFKIQEELIGKDDSLYRGEQLPFEHLTKLILSSIKRIEAKRVVIDSVTILSIQYSDKFSMRQGLQAMVQALENFGVTSLILSENSDHSEIPLEWFVTSGIIQLRHTRTGDTMERTIQITKMRGIKHSEQIHPIELDSDGMHLLHPRLLP, from the coding sequence ATGGATGCAACATACTCTAAAGTAAAGACAGGGATTCCGGGATTGGATTCTGTAATTTCCGGAGGAATGAAGTCAGGGCGCTCTGTGACAGTTTCTGGTCCTGCCGGAAGCGGAAAAACAACATTTGGCCTACAATTTCTCCATTCTGGCGCTAAAGATTTCGAGGAGCCAGGAGTTTATGTAACCATGGCTCAAAATATTCGGGAGATTAAAGATGATTGTAAATCATATGGTTGGGATTTTGACAACCTTATCTCCAATGATAAAATTTTAATGGTTGACGCCAGACCTTTTAAAATTCAAGAAGAACTAATTGGAAAAGATGATTCACTTTATAGAGGAGAGCAATTACCGTTTGAACATTTGACAAAATTAATTCTAAGTAGTATTAAACGCATTGAAGCAAAAAGAGTTGTAATTGATTCTGTCACTATTTTATCGATTCAATATTCAGATAAATTTAGTATGAGACAAGGATTGCAAGCAATGGTTCAGGCACTGGAGAATTTTGGCGTGACAAGTTTAATTTTATCCGAAAATTCAGATCATTCTGAAATTCCTTTGGAATGGTTTGTAACTTCAGGAATTATTCAACTACGTCATACACGGACAGGTGATACGATGGAGAGAACTATCCAAATTACAAAAATGAGAGGGATAAAACATAGTGAACAAATTCACCCAATTGAACTTGATTCTGACGGAATGCATTTATTGCATCCCAGATTATTACCTTAA
- a CDS encoding TIGR00300 family protein yields MSKFSQEIEVSGHLIDSSILTKIFDKIMDLHGEFQVEEINIGKRKKDQSYVRLLVKGKNQKHLDEILETVYRLGAVSKIQKEITLKKSPKNYVMPDDFYSTTNNHTQVFYKKRWIQVENMMMDKCIVVKQNRAFCVPVRDVKKGDQIIVGEEGIKITPPERPREGINVFEFMGSSSSSERPTQHIAKQVADDIYDTKKNGGKIVIVGGPAIVHTGADDSVSELIRLGYIDGVLAGNALAVHDIEYATLGTSLGMNVHNATLAYHGHRNHMDTINAVFKAGSIANMVKTKKLKKGIMYECVKNKVPFVLAGSIRDDGPLPDVITDVAQAQREYKKIVKDASMVIMISTMLHSIATGNMLPANVKVIVVDINQPTVTKLMDRGTWQALGIVSDVGAFLPLVAHQLRKKKKLR; encoded by the coding sequence ATGAGCAAATTTTCTCAAGAAATTGAAGTTAGTGGTCATTTAATTGATTCATCAATTCTAACTAAGATCTTTGATAAGATTATGGATTTGCATGGAGAATTCCAAGTAGAAGAAATCAACATTGGTAAAAGAAAAAAAGATCAATCATATGTAAGATTATTAGTTAAAGGCAAAAATCAAAAACATTTAGATGAAATTTTAGAGACAGTTTATCGATTAGGTGCAGTATCCAAAATACAAAAAGAAATTACATTAAAAAAATCTCCAAAGAATTATGTAATGCCTGATGATTTTTACAGTACAACAAACAACCACACACAAGTTTTCTATAAAAAAAGATGGATTCAAGTAGAAAACATGATGATGGATAAATGCATCGTAGTTAAACAAAATAGAGCGTTTTGCGTTCCAGTTAGAGATGTAAAAAAAGGGGATCAGATAATTGTTGGAGAAGAAGGAATCAAAATTACACCCCCTGAACGTCCAAGAGAAGGAATCAATGTTTTTGAATTCATGGGGAGTTCAAGCTCTAGTGAAAGGCCAACACAACATATTGCAAAACAAGTTGCGGATGATATCTATGACACCAAAAAGAACGGTGGAAAAATTGTCATAGTAGGTGGTCCTGCAATAGTACACACTGGTGCAGATGATTCAGTATCTGAATTAATAAGATTAGGCTATATTGACGGCGTACTAGCGGGAAACGCTCTGGCAGTTCATGATATTGAATATGCAACATTAGGAACGTCTTTGGGAATGAATGTACACAATGCTACTTTGGCATATCACGGGCATAGAAACCATATGGATACAATCAATGCCGTATTCAAAGCAGGTTCTATTGCAAATATGGTGAAAACTAAGAAGCTGAAAAAAGGAATAATGTATGAGTGTGTAAAAAATAAAGTTCCATTTGTACTTGCAGGTTCCATTCGTGATGATGGACCATTGCCCGATGTCATTACAGATGTTGCTCAAGCTCAAAGAGAGTACAAAAAAATTGTAAAAGATGCAAGCATGGTCATCATGATTTCAACAATGCTTCACTCTATTGCAACTGGCAACATGCTTCCAGCGAATGTCAAGGTCATAGTGGTCGATATCAATCAACCTACAGTAACAAAACTCATGGATAGAGGAACATGGCAAGCTTTAGGAATTGTTTCTGATGTTGGGGCATTCCTACCATTAGTTGCACATCAACTTAGAAAAAAGAAAAAATTAAGGTAA
- a CDS encoding hydrolase produces the protein MSEKNKDELIDAQKQVIGILFEVIKRLQANNDLDDEYFKIISEEIKDETRLQQILNERSENAKIAGRLLEQLEI, from the coding sequence ATGTCTGAAAAAAACAAAGATGAATTGATTGATGCTCAAAAACAAGTTATTGGAATTCTGTTTGAAGTGATAAAGAGATTACAAGCAAACAACGATCTTGATGACGAATATTTTAAAATCATATCTGAAGAAATTAAAGATGAAACGCGTCTTCAGCAAATTTTGAACGAAAGATCAGAAAACGCCAAAATTGCTGGAAGACTGCTAGAACAATTAGAAATTTAA
- a CDS encoding HD domain-containing protein: protein MVVDFLKTAANLKKISRQGWIDKLSIDDSESVADHTYSMAIMGMVLSDLKNYDTEKILRMVLLHDLAESRIGDYTPDQLSKENKKELENNAFNEIIEKLPENIQSNYSEIWKEYQDGTSKESMLVHQIDRLEMTLQAKIYQKEGYSIDKLNSFFEYAKKDIVDPSLKELFTKIVDEN from the coding sequence ATGGTGGTAGATTTCTTAAAAACTGCAGCAAATCTTAAAAAAATTTCAAGACAGGGATGGATTGACAAACTTTCTATAGATGATTCAGAATCAGTCGCAGATCACACGTATTCAATGGCGATCATGGGCATGGTGTTGTCTGACTTGAAAAATTACGATACAGAAAAAATACTCAGAATGGTTTTACTTCATGACTTGGCTGAATCAAGAATTGGCGACTATACACCAGATCAACTAAGCAAAGAAAATAAAAAAGAATTAGAAAATAATGCATTCAATGAAATTATAGAAAAATTACCTGAAAACATCCAATCTAATTATTCAGAAATTTGGAAAGAATACCAAGATGGCACATCTAAAGAATCCATGTTAGTTCATCAGATAGACCGATTAGAAATGACACTTCAAGCTAAAATATATCAAAAAGAGGGTTATTCAATAGATAAACTGAACTCATTTTTTGAATACGCAAAAAAAGACATTGTTGATCCATCTCTAAAAGAATTATTTACAAAGATTGTTGATGAGAATTAG
- a CDS encoding cob(I)yrinic acid a,c-diamide adenosyltransferase encodes MKIYTKTGDDGNTGLQGNFRISKSHPRIIAYGAVDEVNAALGIVLTNILDDDIVKLLTKIQNDLFLVGADLSNPNLNDVKNRVTLEMIQNLEHSIDKFESELPPLTNFILPGGSIAGAQLHYVRTIVRRAETQIVQLSEKDEINSNCIIYLNRLSDLLFVMGRLINKRKGKDDILWKI; translated from the coding sequence TTGAAAATTTACACAAAGACGGGGGATGATGGAAATACAGGTCTTCAAGGAAATTTTCGAATATCAAAGTCCCATCCAAGAATAATTGCATATGGTGCTGTGGATGAAGTCAATGCCGCATTAGGAATAGTTTTGACAAACATCTTAGATGACGACATAGTAAAACTTTTGACAAAAATCCAAAATGATTTATTTCTGGTAGGTGCCGATCTTTCAAACCCAAATCTAAATGATGTTAAAAATAGAGTCACATTAGAAATGATTCAAAATTTAGAACACTCTATTGATAAATTTGAATCTGAACTTCCTCCTTTAACCAATTTTATTTTACCTGGAGGAAGTATTGCAGGTGCACAATTACATTATGTAAGAACAATTGTGCGAAGAGCTGAAACTCAAATAGTCCAATTGAGTGAAAAAGATGAAATTAATTCAAACTGCATCATATATCTTAATAGATTATCTGATTTATTGTTTGTAATGGGACGATTAATCAATAAACGAAAAGGCAAGGATGATATTCTTTGGAAGATCTAA
- a CDS encoding tetratricopeptide repeat protein: protein MIKKYLFVLFCIGFFIPIVCAQTVDEATLLENTKKFLMDKQYDDAIIELDKILAVQPENVNALIEKGHVRLIQGKYVKAFQNFEKALQFEPKNILALSGQGTAQYHLKQYEDALDSFNSVLKVDKDNTVALVGSGNILLKEQQYDNAILFFNIVLEREPNNISAMIAKASALAGINQYDKSLELLDNILQLDSDNILALNEKGQVYLEIEKYALARDVFTDLMEIDENDIYALLGMAELNFLENKNIKAEQLYDKVLLLDPDNVEGLLGKANVLESRGQYDDALRYFDEALEVDPDNLEASNGKGSILEHEVNASLDLILIITIIGSVTSVFSFIIVMIKIKENKKLQERVLIADEQIEDMVDKFMKRQKK, encoded by the coding sequence ATGATTAAAAAATATTTATTTGTATTATTTTGTATTGGATTTTTTATTCCAATTGTATGTGCACAAACAGTTGATGAAGCAACATTATTAGAGAATACTAAAAAATTTCTTATGGATAAACAATATGATGATGCGATTATTGAATTAGATAAAATTTTAGCAGTACAACCAGAAAATGTCAACGCATTAATTGAAAAAGGACATGTTCGTCTAATTCAGGGAAAATATGTAAAAGCATTTCAAAATTTTGAAAAGGCCTTGCAATTTGAACCAAAAAACATCCTTGCACTAAGTGGCCAAGGAACTGCACAATATCATCTTAAACAATATGAAGATGCCTTGGATTCTTTTAATTCTGTTTTGAAAGTAGATAAAGACAATACGGTTGCACTTGTTGGAAGCGGAAACATACTACTCAAAGAACAACAATACGATAATGCCATTTTATTTTTTAATATAGTGTTAGAACGAGAACCCAATAACATTTCTGCAATGATTGCTAAAGCAAGTGCGTTAGCTGGCATTAACCAATATGATAAATCCCTTGAGTTACTTGATAATATACTTCAATTAGATTCAGATAACATCCTTGCATTAAATGAGAAAGGTCAAGTGTATTTAGAGATAGAAAAATATGCATTAGCACGAGATGTTTTTACTGATTTGATGGAAATCGACGAAAATGATATTTATGCACTACTTGGAATGGCAGAATTGAATTTCCTAGAAAATAAAAATATCAAAGCAGAGCAACTTTATGACAAAGTATTGTTATTGGATCCAGATAATGTGGAAGGCCTGTTAGGAAAAGCCAATGTTTTAGAAAGCCGAGGACAGTATGATGACGCATTAAGATATTTTGATGAAGCCTTGGAGGTAGATCCTGATAATTTGGAGGCATCAAACGGAAAAGGTTCTATTTTAGAACACGAGGTAAATGCTTCATTGGATTTGATCTTGATAATTACAATTATCGGTAGTGTCACATCAGTTTTTTCTTTCATTATAGTGATGATCAAAATTAAAGAAAATAAAAAATTACAAGAAAGAGTACTGATTGCAGATGAGCAGATTGAAGATATGGTTGATAAATTCATGAAAAGACAAAAAAAATAG
- the corA gene encoding magnesium/cobalt transporter CorA — translation MRNKIGVIINRLVYGFTFAFLYQIVIGIATSLLSLPLTGNIQDLISGVEQIDSQQGPWLVAWWIISTIIITVMALLIIRYKKYLSPYKDEKNIEVPPRITIVTAIIIGALISFLFFLLDSIIGLIIKSGTATDVEAIYQAAIVGDFVPLLISIIFSIVAGFIIVGVASKTSKVKEMTKDIGLQDITKISKILNKTKTQKTSLADTIGHSPGALIHVGQQRVENVRIDIVEYDPETITEKSDVKIEECLESKDKPNVSWINVIGIHDPKIIEAFGNSFEIHPLHQANIMNTELRPSIEISDNYIMIMLKMPHYTSETGKLELEQISIILAKDHVVTFQEIEADFFDQIRKRLRSKTGTIRNLKSDYLAYAIIDAIIDSYFLVIEKIGDITEDLEEELMQNPTAETMQTIQTLKRRMISLRKSIWPVREIIDFLGRDSTILISDNTRTYLRDVYNHVIQVIDTIEGLRDVIGGMLDTYLSSVSNRTNEVMKTLTIIASIFIPITFIASIYGTNFVYVPELQWEGSYFSMLTGMAIVSGMMILWFKRKKWL, via the coding sequence TTGAGAAATAAAATAGGAGTAATTATCAATAGGTTGGTCTATGGTTTCACTTTTGCTTTTTTGTATCAAATTGTTATTGGAATAGCCACATCATTACTTTCATTACCATTGACTGGCAACATTCAAGATCTTATATCTGGAGTTGAACAAATAGATTCACAACAAGGTCCTTGGCTTGTAGCATGGTGGATAATTTCCACAATTATAATCACAGTTATGGCACTATTGATAATTAGATATAAAAAATATCTATCTCCTTACAAGGATGAAAAAAACATTGAAGTTCCACCAAGAATCACTATAGTCACAGCAATAATTATTGGTGCTTTGATTTCTTTCTTATTCTTCTTACTAGATTCCATAATTGGGTTAATTATAAAATCTGGAACTGCAACTGATGTAGAGGCAATTTATCAGGCAGCAATTGTGGGTGATTTTGTCCCATTACTAATCAGTATTATCTTTTCAATAGTTGCAGGATTCATTATTGTGGGCGTGGCTAGCAAAACATCAAAAGTTAAAGAAATGACAAAAGACATAGGACTGCAAGATATTACAAAAATTTCAAAAATTCTCAACAAAACAAAGACTCAAAAAACATCATTAGCAGATACAATTGGACACAGTCCTGGTGCACTTATTCATGTTGGACAGCAAAGAGTAGAAAATGTCAGAATAGACATAGTGGAATATGATCCTGAAACAATTACTGAAAAAAGTGATGTAAAAATTGAAGAATGTTTAGAATCCAAAGATAAGCCAAATGTTTCATGGATAAATGTAATTGGCATACATGATCCTAAAATAATTGAAGCGTTTGGAAATAGTTTTGAAATTCATCCTCTTCATCAGGCAAATATTATGAATACTGAATTGAGACCCTCAATTGAAATTTCTGACAATTACATTATGATCATGTTAAAGATGCCTCATTATACAAGTGAAACAGGAAAGCTAGAATTAGAGCAAATTTCAATAATTCTTGCAAAGGATCATGTAGTGACATTTCAAGAAATTGAGGCTGATTTTTTTGATCAAATTAGAAAAAGACTTAGAAGTAAAACAGGTACAATTAGGAATCTCAAAAGTGACTATCTCGCATATGCAATTATTGATGCGATTATTGATAGTTATTTCCTAGTTATAGAAAAAATTGGAGATATTACCGAAGATCTAGAAGAAGAATTGATGCAAAATCCTACTGCAGAAACTATGCAGACAATTCAAACATTGAAACGGCGAATGATATCTTTGAGAAAATCAATCTGGCCTGTTCGTGAAATTATTGATTTCCTAGGGCGAGATTCCACAATATTAATTTCAGATAATACTAGAACGTATTTGAGAGATGTTTATAATCATGTAATTCAGGTAATCGATACTATAGAAGGATTACGAGATGTGATTGGAGGCATGCTTGATACATATTTGTCCAGTGTTAGTAATCGCACGAATGAGGTGATGAAGACACTTACAATAATTGCATCTATTTTCATACCTATTACATTCATAGCTAGTATCTATGGCACCAATTTTGTATATGTTCCAGAATTACAATGGGAAGGAAGCTATTTTTCCATGTTGACCGGAATGGCGATTGTTTCTGGTATGATGATATTGTGGTTTAAACGAAAGAAATGGCTCTAA
- a CDS encoding ArsR/SmtB family transcription factor, translating to MSNNNLHADNSVNIFSLDDEKLKILAKVISNKSSIEILNLLFYNELTANEIAQKTNMSLQLVKYYLDKMQQIELIQISKTEKNCKARNMNYYKTSNLAIIITPSKITEKTKQSKLLIRSFNSISKFFGMGIVSAITALSLVMVTAESSLLNPIKNWYSDFILPVKISGTGLVNSVDESLYMAKTKVDSVVSNPGAGSGTPYFDPYSSLLNFTGSDFTIVMLVFAGIGAALSFVVFNRVIGNFQKNILDSPQN from the coding sequence ATGAGCAATAACAATTTACATGCAGATAATTCTGTAAATATTTTTTCTTTGGATGATGAAAAATTAAAAATTTTAGCCAAAGTTATCTCTAATAAATCCAGCATAGAAATTTTGAATTTGTTATTTTACAATGAGTTAACCGCAAATGAAATTGCACAAAAAACAAACATGTCCTTGCAGCTTGTAAAGTATTATTTGGATAAAATGCAACAGATTGAATTAATACAAATTTCCAAGACTGAAAAAAACTGCAAAGCACGAAACATGAATTATTACAAAACATCCAATCTTGCAATAATAATAACTCCATCAAAGATTACTGAGAAAACAAAACAAAGCAAATTATTGATTCGATCTTTTAATTCTATTTCTAAATTCTTTGGAATGGGAATTGTTTCGGCAATAACTGCACTTTCATTAGTTATGGTTACAGCAGAAAGCAGTCTTCTTAATCCTATAAAAAATTGGTATTCTGATTTTATTTTGCCTGTAAAGATTTCTGGAACTGGACTAGTCAATTCTGTTGATGAATCACTATATATGGCAAAAACAAAGGTGGATTCCGTAGTCTCAAATCCCGGTGCAGGTTCTGGAACCCCTTATTTTGATCCATATTCCAGCTTGTTAAATTTCACAGGTTCTGATTTTACCATTGTAATGCTTGTATTTGCAGGAATCGGTGCCGCATTATCATTTGTGGTTTTTAATCGAGTAATTGGGAATTTTCAGAAAAATATTCTGGATTCTCCTCAAAACTAA